The Gemmatimonadota bacterium region CCGCCGCCCGCCGCGAGCGGCGGGTAGCGGAACAGCCGCGCGCCCACGGAGCGCCCCGGACCCACGCCCACGCCCGGCGCCGCTACCTGACGCCCTGGCGGGCCAGCTCGACGACCGCCGCGGCGTTCTGGCGCGTCACGAATCCCGGGCCCGTGGCGACCACGCCGCCGCCGCCCGGCATGGTGAGCGTCTCGGCGTACTTCACCAGCATGACGACGGGAAGGTAGCCCTGCAGGTAGGGCTGCTGATCCACCGCGAAGAGCGCCCGCCCGTCGGCCACGGCGCGCGCCACCTCTTCGGTGAGGTCGAAGGTCGCGAAGGCCACGTCGCTGCCCTCCACGGCCGCGAGCGCCGGCGCCGCCGCGGCGGGCCCGAGCGTCAGCACGGCGTCCGTTTGGCGCCGCGAGAGCGCGCCGCGTACGCGCAGCTCGGCGTCGTCGGGGTCGGCCAGCTCCACCGCCAGCACCGTCAGGGTTCCGCCGCCCACCGCCAGCGCGTCCGCTGCTCCGGCGCAGCGCGCGTCGAGCGCGGCGTTGCCCACTTCATGGTGCACGCACAGCACCGCGCGCGCGCCCTCCGTGAGCAGCCGCCCGCCGGCGGCGCGCCCGGCCTCGTACTCCGGCTGACCCACGTGCGCCAGGAGCCCCAGGGCGCGGGATGTCTCCGCGCCCGAGTTGATGGACAGCACCGGGATGCCCGCGTCCAGGGCCCGCCGGAGCGCCGGAGCGAGCGCGTCGCCGTCGGGGATCGACACGACCAGGCCCGCCGGCCGGGCCACGACGGCGGCGTCTATGAGGTCGCTCATCGCCACCATGTCGAAGGCGGTCGGCGCCTGGTACTGCACTTCCACCCCCAGGTCGTCGCCGGCGTCGGCGGCGCCGTTGGCCACGATGGACCAGTAGGGGTCTGCGGCCTGCCCGTGGGTGACCAAGACTATGCGGACGCCGCCGCGCCCTGCGGGCGGATCCGGCGGCTCGCGGGCGCAGCCCAGCGCGGCCAACGCCCACGCCGCGCCGGCAAAGAGCCGCTTGAGGCCGCGTCGCGTCATCTGCGTCCGGCCGCGTCCACCGAGTCGGTGGGGTCGGCGCCCTCCCAGCTCACGTCGGCGGTGGGGCCGTAGGTCGAGGGCACGTCGCGCCCCATTACGCGCAGGTACGTGGTGAGCTGGGTACGGTGGTGGGCGGTGTGCAGGACGCGTCGCCAGAAGATCCAAACGCGCTCCCGCTCCACGTCGAAGAACGGCACGCGCACCAGCCACCACGGCTCCTCGCGCTCGGCGAGCTGTGGCAGCCGGGCTCGGGCGAGTGCCGCGAAGCGGGCGCTCAGCGCCGCCACCGTGGTCGTGGCCGGCAGCGTGTCCTCGGGCGCCGGCTCCGCCAGCTCCAGAAACTCTCCGAAGAAGCGTCGCTCGGACAGGAGCTGGTGCCGCATGATCTCCTCGACCGTGGTCGCGCGCTCGTGCGGCCTGTGGGACAGATCCGCGTCTGAGAAGCAGCGCCAGATGCTCACGACCTTGCTGGTCTCGCTCGCGTAGGTGTCGAGCATGTGCTGGGCGAACGGGAAGGCGGCCCGGGGAACGTCGCCCTCTGATATCTCGGTGTGCGCGTAACGCATCGGCATGCTTCGTGTCCTCCGCTGCTGGGGGTCGGCCCTACCCTAGGCGTCGCCGGCCCGGCCGACCAGAGCGTGCGCGCGGCGCAAGGCGGGCGCGACGACGTCCTCCTCGTCCACCACCTCGACCCGGCGCCGGTGCATCAACACCCGGCCCGCGCAGATGGTGGTGTCCACCTGGGCTGCCGAGGCCGCGTACACCAGCGCCGAGGCCGGGTCGAAGGCGGGGGCGACCTCCGCCGAATCCATGCGCACCAGGATCAGGTCCGCGGCATCGCCCACCGACAGCTCGCCGTCGCGCGCCAGGCGTCCCGCCACCGGCCCCGCGGTGGCGATCGCCACGGCCTCCGCCGCCGGCAGAGCCGCGGCGTCCTCGGCGGCGTGCTTCTGGAGCAGCGAGGCGATCTTCATCTCCGCCAGCATGTCCAGGCTGTTGTTGGACGCGGGCCCGTCGGTGCCCAGCGCCACCCGCAGTCCCGCCGCCTTGGTCGCCTCGTAGTCGAACGGCCCGCCCACTCCCAGCTTCATGTTGGCCGACGGATTGGTCACGACGGTGACCCCGGCGGCAGCCAGCAACGCGCGCTCGGCGTCGTCCAGGTGAACCGCGTGAGCGCACACGAGACGCGGGCCGAGCAGCCCGACGCGGTCCAGCAGGAAGGCCGGTCGCACGCCGTGCTCGCGCAGGCAGTCGCCTACCTCGCGCTCGGTCTCCGAGAGGTGGATGTGCACCATCAGGTCGTGGCGGCGCGCGAAATCGGCTATCCAGGTCAGGTTGTCGGGCGACACCGTGTAGATGCCGTGGGGCGCGACGCTGAGACCGATCAGCGGCCCCTCGTCGACCGCCCGCTCCGCCTCTCGCTCCACCAAAGCGCGCGACTCGA contains the following coding sequences:
- a CDS encoding amidohydrolase, which encodes MTIDLRIAGARVGEHIVDIDIEGGLIVAVGPAEAEAGPGAPGASGEPATPAARTLDGTGCVALPGLANSHTHAAMTLMRGYADDMPLDAWLRTRIWPLEELLTEEDVHAGARLALLEMVRSGTTYLNDMYWHRPGALRAVQEFGLRAHLGSPFVDFGDRGRGLESRALVEREAERAVDEGPLIGLSVAPHGIYTVSPDNLTWIADFARRHDLMVHIHLSETEREVGDCLREHGVRPAFLLDRVGLLGPRLVCAHAVHLDDAERALLAAAGVTVVTNPSANMKLGVGGPFDYEATKAAGLRVALGTDGPASNNSLDMLAEMKIASLLQKHAAEDAAALPAAEAVAIATAGPVAGRLARDGELSVGDAADLILVRMDSAEVAPAFDPASALVYAASAAQVDTTICAGRVLMHRRRVEVVDEEDVVAPALRRAHALVGRAGDA
- a CDS encoding DinB family protein, with protein sequence MPMRYAHTEISEGDVPRAAFPFAQHMLDTYASETSKVVSIWRCFSDADLSHRPHERATTVEEIMRHQLLSERRFFGEFLELAEPAPEDTLPATTTVAALSARFAALARARLPQLAEREEPWWLVRVPFFDVERERVWIFWRRVLHTAHHRTQLTTYLRVMGRDVPSTYGPTADVSWEGADPTDSVDAAGRR
- a CDS encoding substrate-binding domain-containing protein gives rise to the protein MTRRGLKRLFAGAAWALAALGCAREPPDPPAGRGGVRIVLVTHGQAADPYWSIVANGAADAGDDLGVEVQYQAPTAFDMVAMSDLIDAAVVARPAGLVVSIPDGDALAPALRRALDAGIPVLSINSGAETSRALGLLAHVGQPEYEAGRAAGGRLLTEGARAVLCVHHEVGNAALDARCAGAADALAVGGGTLTVLAVELADPDDAELRVRGALSRRQTDAVLTLGPAAAAPALAAVEGSDVAFATFDLTEEVARAVADGRALFAVDQQPYLQGYLPVVMLVKYAETLTMPGGGGVVATGPGFVTRQNAAAVVELARQGVR